CCGCCTTTTTACTCCAAAGCGGCGGAtcacctttctctctctctctctttcaaacactctctcacacacacacgcacagcTCGAGCTCAGTCCATGTCGATGCTCCAGCCGTTTCTGTCAGGCTCAACAACGCCTTCATTCCCCTTCAAACGCACCATTTTGGTGTGCTGCGCTCCGTCGCAGCAGTTCCACGTGGCGGTGGCGAACGGACCGGTGCTCGACGCTCGGGTCCCCGAGCGAACCGACATCCGCATCGGCCTACCTAGCAAAGGCCGCATGACCTCTGATACTTTAGATCTTCTCAAAGTACGCattgccttttttctttttcttttttcttttcctctctgtttGGTTCCCGAGAAAATTGCATTGGATTGAATTTCTTATaacttttgttgttgttgttgttttttttttttttttttttttgtgtgaaaaggATTGTCAATTGTCGGTGAAGCAAGCGAATCCGCGACAATATGTTGCGCAAATTCCTGAGGTATGTGAAGGAATTTCGATCTTTTTCGTGAATtgtatttgttaaatatttgcCATGATTTATTCAACATGGAATATATCGTAGCTAATATTTAACAGTATTTGTGAGAATTATGTATGATGTTAGCTCAGAATATAATGCTGCCCAATGCAGTAATAAGTAATATTGCTTGAATTAATTTGTATGAGTTGCTTGTAAAGCTAACAATGGAAAAAACATGTATAGGaagcttttttttaaaaattgtcgCCTATAATTCATAGGTCAATCGGTTATAGTGGCACTTCCTGGGTTCAAGCCCATTGGATGCTTGTGTGACTGACCAATAATATAAATTGTTAATCCTAAATACGTTATGTAGCCAAATTTTTTAATACCCATGTGTTTTGCAGCTTGCCAATTTGGAAGTTTGGCTTCAGCGGCCAAAAGACATTGTCCGGAAACTGGCATCAGGAGATCTAGACCTTGGTATTGTGGGTTTAGATACAGTCAGTGAATATGGCCAGGTAAGCATTAAGTTATGAACTGTTTCTGGTTCATTATTTAGAATGCCTATTAAGTTGAGTACTCAATGTTACTAACTGGAGTAATTCAAAATGGCCATAAGGTTAGGTACTCAAGCATGCTTTGTcactttcttttgttctctgCTATGTGTAACTGTGTTTTTTCTGTGTTTCTAGCTGTGCTTCTGTAGTGCCTTTGTACTGATCTAATGTATTTccttgaaatgaaaatttgctcattcataaaaaaagggggtgggggggttAGATACTCAAGCATGGCTTAGAACCCAGAGCaaaattgtaagatttttttcAGGGAAGAATTTATCtcttaaacacacacacatgcatccCATGAACACTCCAGTTATGTTAAGCATTCCTCCCTTTGTCATTACCTCAATAGAAACTTGTGCACGTAGTTTACACCTTGGAAAGTAGGCAGAGTGCTTCTGAGACCCTTCATATTGGGGGTTACAGACATATAAATGCAATTGCATCCTGTAATTGGCTGGTAGATGCTCTGCCATACTCATAGAGGTGGATTGTTAGTAAAGGGTCTGATACTTTTATCGAAGTGAAGAGTTGCAATTAGTGGCAGATCATGGACTCGTTATGAAATTTAACTGGCAAAATTTCCTTGTTTCTTGTGTACACCCTTTGTACTAGGATAGTGCTTTattttgctccttttttttttttaatgaaattctattgcttattaaaaaaaaaaagagtccttGTTTTCTTATCAAGGATTGCTACAAGGAAGTGCATTACCATTTAAAGTTCTTCATTTTTGTTCCTGCTGTCAGGGGAATGAGGAGCTCGTCCTTGTTCATGATGCACTTGACTATGGGAACTGCCGTTTATCCCTGGCTGTAAGTTGTTCTTGCAGATAGCCAACTGAAACTTACTGCTTATCTCATAAATTTTACTGTTAATAATCTTGGTATATCCTTTGTCCTTTCAGATTCCCAAATATGGGATTTTTGAGAACATAAATTCTCTGGAAGAACTTGCACAAATGTCTCAATGGACGGCTGACAAGCCTCTGCGAGTCGCTACTGGATTCACCTACGTATGATCTGtgtttcattttattatattttgaaaagttcagttgtttataatttttgtaacattttcttttttggcccTATCCTTCTGCACAGCTAGGTCCTAAATTTATGAAAGAAAATGGACTAAAGTATGTGACTTTTTCAACTGCTGATGGAGCACTGGAGGCAGCTCCTGTGGTGAGAAATGCATTCTTTCTCTATGATTTGcagatttctttctttctttttgttattctcTTTTTGCCCAATTTGAAACTAAATTGCTGATGTGCATTGAGATAGTTGATCTAGTCCCTTGTCATAGTTAAAATGGAAATTTTGTATTGGATAATGGTGTTATGTTATCAAGTGTAGCTGACTGCTTAATAAAGACATGCTATCTCCACATGAATTTTATATAGACTACTTGTCTTTTCTGTAAATTCAGATGGGCATAGCTGATGCAATTTTGGACCTTGTGAGTAGTGGAACAACACTGAAAGAAAACAACTTGAAAGAAATTGAAGGGGGAATTGTGTTGGAAAGCCAGGTTAGCTATCTTGGACCTTGCCAAGCATCagattttgtagtttcttgaaTGCTATTAAAAGAGGGACTTCAAGCAACTGCTTTTGTGACGGTTAATTTTGCATGTTGTCTTTATCACATCTTGTCTTGCAACATTCTTCAGGCTGTTCTTGTTGCAAGCCGGAGAGCATTGATCCAGAGGAA
This DNA window, taken from Quercus robur chromosome 2, dhQueRobu3.1, whole genome shotgun sequence, encodes the following:
- the LOC126715942 gene encoding ATP phosphoribosyltransferase 2, chloroplastic-like, with translation MSMLQPFLSGSTTPSFPFKRTILVCCAPSQQFHVAVANGPVLDARVPERTDIRIGLPSKGRMTSDTLDLLKDCQLSVKQANPRQYVAQIPELANLEVWLQRPKDIVRKLASGDLDLGIVGLDTVSEYGQGNEELVLVHDALDYGNCRLSLAIPKYGIFENINSLEELAQMSQWTADKPLRVATGFTYLGPKFMKENGLKYVTFSTADGALEAAPVMGIADAILDLVSSGTTLKENNLKEIEGGIVLESQAVLVASRRALIQRKGALDITKEILERLEAHLRAVGQFTVTANMRGSSAEEVAERILGQPSLSGLQGPTVSPVFCKRDGKVASDYFAIVVCVPKKALYKSVQQLRAVGGSGVLVSPLTYIFDEETPRWRELLRKLGL